From a region of the Paraburkholderia hospita genome:
- a CDS encoding DMT family transporter, which produces MKRETQGMLLGLIGVVIFSLTLPMTRIVVAEFSPLLNGLGRALAAAVPAAVLLAVRREKLPTWPQLKNLAVVSLGVIVAFPVFSAWAMKTVPASHGAVVNGLQPLCVAIYAAWLSHERPSKAFWTSAIVGSAIVIAFALQAGGGALQSGDLLMLVAVGIGALGYAEGARLARQIGGWQVICWALVVSAPFLLIPVAWLGWEQHVTHPGPVALKTWLAFGYVTVFSQFIGFFAWYAGLAMGGTARVGQVQLLQIFFTMAFSALFFGENVAPITWIFAAAVIATVMLGRKAAVHTAVRPVRAA; this is translated from the coding sequence ATGAAGCGTGAAACCCAGGGCATGCTGCTCGGCCTGATTGGCGTGGTGATTTTCAGTCTTACGCTGCCGATGACCCGCATCGTCGTCGCCGAATTCAGTCCACTGCTGAACGGCCTGGGCCGCGCGCTCGCCGCTGCCGTTCCCGCCGCCGTGCTGCTCGCAGTCCGCCGCGAAAAGCTGCCGACGTGGCCGCAACTGAAAAACCTTGCCGTCGTGTCGCTGGGCGTGATCGTCGCGTTTCCGGTGTTTTCCGCGTGGGCGATGAAGACCGTACCGGCTTCGCACGGCGCGGTTGTCAATGGCTTGCAGCCGCTGTGCGTCGCCATTTATGCGGCCTGGCTGTCACACGAGCGTCCGTCGAAGGCGTTCTGGACGAGCGCCATCGTGGGCAGCGCGATCGTCATCGCGTTTGCCTTGCAGGCGGGCGGCGGCGCGCTTCAGTCGGGCGATCTGCTGATGCTGGTCGCCGTCGGCATCGGCGCGCTCGGCTATGCGGAAGGCGCACGGCTCGCGCGGCAGATCGGCGGCTGGCAGGTGATCTGCTGGGCGCTCGTCGTGTCCGCGCCGTTCCTGCTGATTCCCGTCGCGTGGCTCGGCTGGGAACAGCACGTCACGCATCCCGGCCCCGTCGCGCTGAAAACGTGGCTCGCGTTTGGTTATGTCACGGTGTTCTCGCAGTTCATCGGCTTTTTCGCGTGGTACGCGGGGCTCGCCATGGGCGGGACGGCGCGCGTCGGCCAGGTGCAACTGCTGCAGATCTTCTTCACGATGGCGTTCTCCGCGCTCTTTTTCGGCGAGAACGTCGCGCCCATCACGTGGATTTTCGCGGCGGCCGTGATCGCCACCGTGATGCTGGGTCGCAAGGCCGCCGTGCATACGGCCGTGCGGCCGGTTCGCGCCGCCTGA
- a CDS encoding aminotransferase-like domain-containing protein: MNQSDLNAPTWQLSERARKLTSSAIREILKVTERPEVISFAGGLPSPATFPAEEMRAASDRILRDSPAAALQYSATEGYLPLREWVAQRYSVNGAQIRPSQVLITTGSQQALDLLGKVLVCPESPVLVETPTYLGALQSFSMYEPHYVQVPTDDNGLIPESLTPELTKGARLLYAQPNFQNPTGRRLPIERRRALAEFAKTAPFPVIEDDPYGALDYRGEPLPTMLSMSPDHIVHLGSFSKVLAPGLRIGYIIAPEELHFKLVQAKQATDLHTPSFTQRIVHEVVKDGFLDTHVPKIRALYRDQCEAMLGSLERYMPEGVTWNRPEGGMFIWVTLPKHIDSMKLLEEAVAQNVAFVPGGPFFANEPQHNTLRLSFVTVPPAKIDEGVARLAELIRARV, translated from the coding sequence ATGAATCAAAGCGACCTCAATGCCCCGACCTGGCAATTGTCCGAACGCGCTCGCAAGCTGACCAGCTCGGCGATTCGCGAAATCCTGAAGGTCACCGAGCGGCCCGAGGTCATTTCGTTCGCGGGCGGTCTGCCGTCGCCGGCCACCTTCCCGGCGGAAGAAATGCGTGCGGCCTCCGACCGCATCCTGCGCGATTCGCCCGCCGCCGCGCTCCAGTACAGCGCGACGGAAGGCTATCTGCCGCTGCGCGAATGGGTTGCGCAACGCTATTCGGTGAACGGCGCGCAGATCCGTCCTTCGCAGGTGCTGATCACGACGGGCTCGCAACAGGCGCTCGATCTGCTCGGCAAGGTGCTGGTCTGCCCGGAAAGCCCGGTGCTCGTCGAAACGCCGACCTATCTCGGCGCACTGCAATCGTTCTCGATGTACGAGCCGCACTACGTGCAGGTGCCGACGGACGATAACGGCCTGATCCCCGAAAGCCTCACGCCCGAGCTGACCAAGGGCGCGCGCCTGCTGTACGCGCAACCGAACTTCCAGAATCCGACGGGGCGCCGCCTGCCCATCGAGCGCCGCCGCGCGCTCGCCGAGTTTGCAAAAACTGCGCCCTTCCCCGTCATCGAAGACGATCCGTACGGCGCGCTCGACTATCGCGGCGAGCCGCTGCCGACCATGCTGTCGATGTCGCCCGATCACATCGTGCATCTCGGCTCGTTCTCGAAGGTGCTGGCGCCGGGCTTGCGCATCGGCTACATCATTGCGCCCGAGGAACTGCACTTCAAGCTCGTGCAAGCCAAGCAGGCGACGGATCTCCACACGCCGAGCTTCACGCAGCGCATCGTGCATGAAGTCGTGAAAGACGGCTTCCTCGATACGCACGTGCCGAAAATCCGCGCGCTGTATCGCGACCAGTGCGAAGCGATGCTCGGCTCGCTCGAGCGCTACATGCCCGAAGGCGTGACGTGGAACCGGCCGGAAGGCGGCATGTTCATCTGGGTGACGCTGCCGAAGCACATCGATTCGATGAAGCTGCTCGAAGAAGCCGTCGCGCAAAACGTCGCGTTCGTGCCGGGCGGTCCGTTCTTCGCGAACGAACCACAGCACAACACGCTGCGCCTGTCGTTCGTGACCGTGCCGCCCGCGAAAATCGACGAAGGCGTCGCACGTCTCGCGGAACTCATCCGCGCGCGCGTCTGA
- a CDS encoding RidA family protein yields the protein MAQSNVYDKLKELGIELPVAGAPAAAYVMSAQSGNTVYLSGHIAKKDGKVWAGKLGDNVSTEEGKTAARSVAIDLLATLHTHVGDLNRVTRIVKVMSLVNSTLDFTEQHIVTNGASELIADVFGERGKHARSAFGVAQIPLGACVEIELIAEVQ from the coding sequence ATGGCTCAATCGAATGTGTATGACAAGCTGAAGGAACTGGGCATCGAGTTGCCCGTCGCGGGCGCGCCCGCTGCCGCGTATGTGATGAGCGCGCAAAGCGGCAACACGGTGTACCTGTCGGGTCACATCGCGAAGAAGGACGGCAAGGTGTGGGCCGGCAAGCTCGGCGACAACGTCAGCACGGAAGAAGGCAAGACGGCCGCACGTTCGGTCGCGATCGATCTGCTCGCGACATTGCACACGCATGTCGGCGACCTGAACCGCGTGACGCGCATCGTCAAGGTGATGAGCCTCGTGAACTCGACGCTCGATTTCACCGAGCAGCACATCGTCACGAACGGCGCATCGGAACTGATCGCCGACGTGTTCGGCGAGCGCGGCAAGCACGCGCGTTCGGCATTCGGCGTCGCGCAGATTCCGCTTGGCGCATGCGTCGAGATCGAACTGATCGCCGAGGTGCAATAA
- a CDS encoding PhzF family phenazine biosynthesis protein, with translation MQEQTVRFKQVDVFTSVPFKGNPLAVVFDADTLDTEQMQAIARWTNLSETTFLLKPTDPSADYRVRIFTTGGELPFAGHPTLGSAHAWREAGNQPKQPGRLFQQCAAGLIELTEDDSARNVWAFAAPPARVTPLAQSEYAALADALRSDAIDYTAQPCGVDNGPKWLIVRMKSADACLALDPDAAALRRVAQTAGALGLAAYGPHDANGPATFELRCLLLGGNLGVGEDPVTGSANAAVAGLLTTQNMRPGNQYSVRQGTALGRAGDVHVRYDDAAGKIWIGGASVTIVDGTFRLP, from the coding sequence ATGCAAGAGCAAACCGTCCGTTTCAAACAGGTCGATGTATTCACGTCGGTGCCGTTCAAAGGCAATCCGCTCGCGGTGGTTTTCGATGCGGACACGCTCGACACCGAACAGATGCAGGCCATTGCGCGCTGGACGAATCTGTCGGAGACGACGTTCCTGCTAAAGCCGACCGACCCGTCGGCCGATTACCGGGTGCGCATCTTCACGACGGGAGGCGAGTTGCCGTTCGCCGGCCATCCGACGCTCGGCAGCGCGCACGCCTGGCGCGAAGCGGGCAACCAGCCGAAGCAGCCGGGCCGCCTCTTCCAGCAATGCGCGGCGGGCCTGATCGAACTGACGGAAGACGATAGCGCGCGCAACGTGTGGGCATTCGCTGCACCTCCCGCACGCGTGACGCCGCTCGCGCAGAGCGAATACGCGGCGCTCGCCGACGCGTTGCGCAGCGATGCAATCGATTACACGGCGCAGCCGTGCGGGGTCGACAATGGTCCGAAATGGCTCATCGTCCGTATGAAATCGGCGGACGCATGCCTTGCGCTCGATCCCGATGCAGCAGCGCTGCGGCGTGTCGCGCAAACGGCAGGCGCGCTAGGCCTTGCGGCTTACGGCCCCCATGATGCAAATGGTCCGGCAACTTTCGAGTTGCGCTGCCTGCTATTGGGCGGCAACCTCGGTGTAGGGGAAGACCCTGTCACGGGCAGCGCGAACGCCGCGGTCGCGGGGCTGCTGACCACGCAGAACATGCGGCCCGGCAATCAATACAGCGTGCGCCAAGGCACCGCGCTCGGCCGCGCCGGCGATGTCCATGTCCGCTACGACGATGCAGCAGGCAAGATTTGGATAGGTGGCGCGTCGGTGACGATTGTCGACGGCACATTTCGTCTGCCGTGA
- a CDS encoding bifunctional diguanylate cyclase/phosphodiesterase — protein sequence MNQFRHASARDVRHRLDPAGTRRRALLAIPALGVLVLVLLWTVIFARLSVEKETTYREAMASAAILSAALEQHTVKAIHQVDQITRFVKFEFEKTPGHFDLGSTVEKGVVQSETLVQVSLIDEHGKLIANTADPNPKPIDLSDREHFKVHEHENDDQLFISKPVLGRVSGHWTLQMTRRLNHPDGSFAGVVVVSEDPSYFTSDFYNNAAIGREGVIAVISDSGAVLARRTGNADHTQGVFTATGVYPTSEHVSGTYIDSIDNVTRIVSYRHIDGYPLGVLVGLSQAEEFADYNHTRNVYLLMASFISLAMLGFFAVATGLIGKLLGREREMTHLVEFDLLTGLRNRYSTLQSLRHDVAQPANLGHLAILFIDLDNFKTVNDTLGHNAGDIVLQMTAARLADAVADAGALSRIGGDEFVVVIKGEDVEKRSVTLAEAIADVFAKPFEVRGSSFVLHASIGIALYSVTNESEIDLLKKADLAMYSAKDAGKNCYQFYSPHLSHRADHLMKWEQQLRVALADQQLFLAYQPKIDLARRCITGFEALVRWNHPQHGLIPANEFIPVAESTGLIVPIGDFVIRTACRQLAQWQQQGYDTLSLAVNISAVQFWRGDLFETISQAIEETGISARRLELEITETAMMEYPDLVSEKIFALKRLGVRIALDDFGTGYSSLSYLNRFSVDTLKVDRSFVQAIPGDRSVCVMVTAIVNLARSLGLTVVVEGTETEEQIAWLAALGHIEAQGFLFSRPVPADAIPALLERFGVCGTTRHAHASDVDNSDAASTSTSNESA from the coding sequence ATGAATCAGTTCCGCCACGCTTCCGCCCGCGACGTCAGGCATCGCCTCGATCCGGCGGGAACCCGCCGACGCGCGCTGCTCGCGATTCCCGCGCTCGGCGTGCTGGTGCTCGTGCTGCTGTGGACCGTTATCTTCGCGCGGCTGTCGGTTGAGAAGGAAACGACGTACCGCGAAGCGATGGCCTCGGCGGCGATCTTGTCGGCGGCACTCGAACAGCACACGGTGAAGGCGATTCACCAGGTCGATCAGATCACGCGCTTTGTCAAATTCGAATTCGAAAAAACGCCGGGACATTTCGATCTCGGCAGTACGGTTGAAAAAGGCGTCGTGCAAAGCGAAACACTCGTGCAGGTTTCGCTGATCGATGAGCACGGCAAGCTCATCGCGAACACGGCAGATCCCAATCCGAAACCGATCGACCTGTCGGACCGCGAGCACTTCAAGGTGCACGAGCACGAGAACGACGACCAGCTGTTCATCAGCAAGCCGGTGCTCGGCCGCGTCTCGGGCCATTGGACCTTGCAGATGACGCGCCGTTTGAATCACCCCGATGGTTCGTTCGCGGGTGTCGTGGTGGTATCGGAAGACCCGAGCTATTTCACGAGCGACTTCTACAACAACGCCGCTATCGGACGTGAAGGCGTAATCGCGGTGATCTCCGACAGCGGCGCGGTGCTCGCACGGCGCACGGGCAACGCCGACCATACGCAAGGCGTGTTCACGGCGACGGGCGTCTATCCGACCTCGGAGCATGTGTCGGGCACCTACATCGATTCGATCGACAACGTCACGCGCATCGTGTCGTACCGGCATATCGACGGCTATCCGCTCGGCGTGCTGGTCGGTCTGTCGCAGGCCGAAGAATTCGCCGACTACAACCACACGCGCAACGTCTATCTGCTGATGGCGAGCTTTATCTCGCTCGCGATGCTCGGCTTCTTCGCCGTCGCCACGGGTCTGATCGGCAAGCTGCTGGGACGCGAGCGCGAGATGACGCATCTCGTCGAGTTCGATCTGCTCACGGGCCTGCGCAACCGCTATTCGACGTTGCAGAGCCTGCGTCACGACGTGGCGCAGCCGGCCAACCTCGGGCATCTTGCGATTCTCTTCATCGACCTCGACAACTTCAAGACCGTCAACGACACGCTCGGCCACAACGCCGGCGACATCGTGCTGCAGATGACAGCCGCGCGTCTCGCGGATGCCGTCGCCGATGCAGGCGCGTTGTCGCGCATCGGTGGCGACGAGTTCGTCGTCGTGATCAAGGGCGAAGATGTCGAGAAACGCTCGGTGACGCTCGCGGAAGCGATCGCCGACGTGTTCGCGAAACCGTTCGAAGTGCGCGGCAGTTCGTTCGTACTGCATGCAAGCATCGGCATCGCGCTCTACTCGGTTACGAACGAAAGCGAAATCGACCTGCTGAAAAAAGCCGACCTCGCGATGTACAGCGCGAAGGACGCGGGCAAGAACTGCTATCAGTTCTACTCGCCGCATCTGTCGCATCGCGCGGACCATCTGATGAAGTGGGAACAGCAGCTACGCGTCGCGCTCGCCGACCAGCAACTGTTCCTTGCCTATCAGCCGAAGATCGATCTCGCGCGCCGCTGCATCACGGGCTTCGAAGCGCTTGTGCGCTGGAATCATCCGCAGCACGGCCTGATTCCCGCAAACGAATTCATCCCGGTTGCCGAATCGACGGGCCTGATCGTGCCCATCGGCGACTTCGTGATCCGCACTGCGTGCCGGCAGCTCGCGCAATGGCAGCAACAGGGTTACGACACGCTGTCACTCGCCGTGAACATTTCGGCCGTACAGTTCTGGCGCGGCGATCTGTTCGAGACGATCTCGCAAGCGATCGAGGAAACGGGTATCTCCGCGCGCCGCCTCGAACTCGAAATCACCGAGACGGCGATGATGGAGTATCCCGATCTCGTCTCCGAAAAGATCTTCGCATTGAAGCGGCTCGGCGTGCGCATCGCGCTCGACGACTTCGGCACCGGCTATTCGTCGCTGTCGTATCTGAATCGCTTTTCGGTCGATACGCTGAAGGTCGACCGCTCGTTCGTGCAGGCCATTCCCGGCGACCGCAGCGTGTGCGTGATGGTGACGGCCATCGTCAATCTGGCGCGCTCGCTGGGGCTGACGGTGGTGGTCGAAGGCACGGAGACGGAAGAACAGATTGCGTGGCTCGCGGCGTTGGGGCACATCGAGGCGCAGGGTTTTCTGTTCTCGCGTCCCGTGCCCGCTGACGCCATTCCGGCGTTGCTCGAACGCTTCGGCGTATGCGGCACCACGCGTCATGCGCACGCGAGCGACGTTGACAACAGCGACGCCGCGAGCACCAGCACGAGCAACGAATCGGCCTGA
- a CDS encoding chromate transporter, with product MQPARQMTALHAPTGDEATRCHEREPLWTLFRVVFGLSALSWGGLALMAQLENHYVEREERLTRLAYSDIVALAWMVPGPVGCNVAVQLGHVLRGRAGAWVAGIASVLPFFMLMTAFAIFYRTPIVREVASQTLLNHFSVVLATLIGVTWYKQTRALVRGRLEWTAAVLGSIALVGAHTPAAYIGILGAAFMSGWVRSNARGARLSTTLSAGDWRLLIGLCVLLLIFAVPLPHRYELALLWPRLAGAGLTLFGGGFSALPALKTLFVTPAVGVTNNDFTLAFSLSPLSPGPLLNVVPFFGYLVEGWRGALIATIALFVPSGCLVVLAQRHLHQLKTNPRFEHGMRVLRAVTTAFLAVAVLRIVRNVPFEPAYLVTALFSGVCFAKLKLPVYAVYGTVAIVCGVWLYVGHMT from the coding sequence ATGCAGCCAGCCCGGCAGATGACGGCGCTCCATGCGCCGACTGGAGACGAAGCCACGCGATGCCACGAGCGCGAGCCGCTCTGGACGCTCTTTCGCGTCGTGTTCGGTTTGTCCGCGCTATCGTGGGGCGGACTCGCGCTGATGGCGCAACTGGAGAACCACTACGTCGAGCGCGAGGAGCGCCTCACGCGTCTCGCGTACTCCGACATCGTCGCCCTGGCGTGGATGGTGCCGGGTCCCGTCGGCTGCAACGTCGCGGTGCAGCTCGGCCATGTGCTGCGCGGACGCGCGGGCGCGTGGGTCGCGGGCATCGCCAGCGTCCTGCCCTTCTTCATGCTGATGACGGCGTTCGCGATCTTCTATCGCACGCCGATCGTGCGCGAAGTCGCCTCGCAGACGCTGCTCAATCATTTCAGCGTCGTGCTCGCGACGCTGATCGGCGTCACCTGGTACAAACAGACGCGCGCGCTCGTGCGCGGGCGGCTCGAATGGACGGCAGCCGTGCTCGGCAGCATCGCGCTGGTCGGCGCGCATACGCCTGCCGCGTATATCGGCATTCTCGGTGCGGCATTCATGTCAGGCTGGGTGCGCAGCAATGCGCGCGGCGCACGCCTCTCGACGACGCTCAGTGCCGGCGACTGGCGGCTGCTGATCGGCCTGTGCGTGTTGCTGCTGATCTTCGCGGTGCCGCTGCCGCATCGCTATGAACTCGCGCTGTTGTGGCCGCGTCTCGCGGGTGCGGGGCTGACGCTGTTCGGCGGCGGCTTCTCCGCGCTGCCCGCGTTGAAGACGCTGTTCGTCACGCCCGCGGTCGGCGTGACCAACAACGACTTCACGCTGGCGTTTTCGCTATCGCCCTTGTCGCCGGGGCCGCTCTTGAACGTGGTGCCGTTCTTCGGCTATCTGGTCGAAGGATGGCGCGGCGCGCTGATCGCGACGATCGCGCTCTTCGTGCCGTCGGGCTGCCTCGTTGTGCTCGCGCAGCGCCACCTGCATCAATTGAAGACGAACCCGCGCTTCGAGCACGGCATGCGCGTGCTGCGCGCGGTGACGACCGCGTTTCTGGCCGTCGCGGTGCTGCGTATCGTACGCAATGTGCCGTTCGAACCAGCGTATCTCGTGACGGCGCTGTTCTCGGGCGTGTGCTTCGCAAAGCTGAAGCTGCCCGTGTATGCAGTGTATGGGACGGTTGCTATCGTGTGCGGCGTGTGGCTGTACGTCGGGCACATGACGTGA
- a CDS encoding site-specific recombinase, whose translation MPLLIGLVECLRPRRPNDFNAARQAIHALCFLLSENEAYRVGLRRAVMHLVMGRKQVSLYADTGIFPNNGFFTEVSHRFFRHAILPDIVDLNCLRDAVATVFHRSSDHIWVKGVGVDVWGELLHAMRFEARPGASVENATLRQMSEALRVLSYRVAAIGLDPEFLRLEPSLEQRSSPFMEQNVSMLAYLEQLEAASHAGGRYVAGHKAEAVLEAFDQCRAYGERIHARVAREGTSLSLTLQLRRLEQHIARSRSLIRVLSDAAACRNGSNGSDAIPGIAQLASELIEAVCRKDDVRDFIRQNVEILALRITENSGHSGEHYITAGRLDYLALLKSAFGAGFIVAFMAAIKIPLSMAHWTPLDQAIGFGLNYGLGFMLIHILHGTVATKQPAMTAHAIAAVIDASSRTAHNLEALTTLIARTIRSQTAAIIGNIMLAVPVAMLIAMAYRTATGHHYIDQTKAMHLLHDANPTAQTLFYAAAAGICLFLAGQIAGYFDNVCAYNRIPQRVAGLKWAQRLLGKRRLQRVARYVEGNLGALAGNLFFGFMLAGVWALGALFGLPLDIRHVTFSSAYIGFATAAQDFSVPPDVLLPAVIGTALIGLVNLLVSFTLAFAVALRSRHIAFSQRAQLMRCVLRRLIRHPGEFLLPPMGAGMGKRKRASRRSTQHATLTEDA comes from the coding sequence ATGCCTCTCCTGATCGGATTGGTCGAATGTCTTCGCCCACGCCGCCCCAACGATTTCAATGCGGCACGCCAGGCCATCCATGCGCTGTGTTTCCTGCTGAGCGAAAACGAGGCATACCGGGTCGGTCTGCGGCGGGCCGTCATGCATCTCGTCATGGGCCGCAAACAGGTCTCGCTTTATGCCGATACCGGGATTTTTCCCAACAACGGCTTCTTCACCGAAGTGAGCCACCGTTTTTTCCGGCACGCAATCCTTCCGGACATCGTCGATCTGAATTGTCTGCGTGACGCCGTTGCAACCGTGTTTCATCGTTCGTCCGATCACATCTGGGTGAAGGGCGTTGGCGTCGACGTGTGGGGCGAATTGCTGCATGCGATGCGCTTTGAAGCGCGTCCTGGGGCGTCAGTCGAGAACGCAACGCTGCGCCAGATGAGCGAGGCATTGCGCGTGCTCTCCTATCGCGTCGCGGCGATCGGCCTGGATCCGGAGTTCCTGCGACTCGAACCTTCGCTTGAACAGCGTTCTTCTCCATTCATGGAGCAGAACGTGAGCATGCTGGCTTACCTCGAACAACTCGAAGCGGCATCGCATGCCGGCGGGAGATACGTGGCGGGTCACAAAGCGGAGGCCGTGCTCGAAGCATTCGACCAGTGCCGCGCGTACGGCGAGAGAATCCACGCGAGGGTCGCCCGCGAAGGCACGAGCCTGTCCCTGACGTTGCAATTGCGCAGACTCGAACAACACATTGCCCGCTCGCGCAGCCTGATACGCGTCCTATCCGACGCTGCAGCTTGCCGTAACGGCAGCAACGGCAGCGACGCCATTCCGGGCATCGCGCAACTCGCGTCGGAGTTGATCGAAGCCGTGTGCCGCAAGGACGATGTACGCGACTTCATACGCCAGAACGTCGAGATACTGGCCTTGCGGATCACCGAAAACTCAGGCCACAGCGGCGAACACTACATCACGGCTGGCCGCCTCGACTACCTTGCACTGCTCAAGTCCGCATTTGGCGCCGGCTTTATCGTCGCCTTCATGGCGGCCATCAAGATTCCGTTGAGCATGGCGCACTGGACGCCGCTCGACCAGGCCATCGGATTCGGCCTGAACTACGGGCTCGGCTTCATGCTGATCCATATTCTGCACGGGACCGTCGCCACCAAGCAGCCGGCCATGACGGCTCATGCAATCGCGGCTGTCATCGATGCGAGCAGCCGCACAGCGCACAATCTTGAAGCGCTCACCACGCTGATTGCACGGACCATCCGCAGCCAGACGGCGGCCATCATCGGCAATATCATGCTTGCCGTTCCCGTTGCGATGCTGATCGCAATGGCGTACCGGACGGCGACGGGACATCACTACATCGATCAGACGAAGGCGATGCACCTGCTGCACGATGCGAATCCCACCGCGCAAACGCTGTTCTACGCGGCGGCCGCGGGGATATGCCTGTTTCTCGCAGGGCAGATCGCCGGATATTTCGACAATGTGTGCGCGTATAACCGCATTCCCCAACGGGTGGCGGGGCTGAAGTGGGCTCAGCGCCTGCTCGGGAAAAGACGTTTGCAGCGCGTGGCTCGTTACGTGGAAGGCAACCTGGGCGCACTGGCGGGCAATCTGTTTTTTGGCTTCATGCTTGCGGGTGTCTGGGCCCTCGGCGCGCTCTTCGGCCTGCCTCTGGATATTCGCCATGTGACGTTCTCGTCCGCTTACATCGGCTTTGCGACCGCCGCGCAGGATTTTTCGGTGCCACCGGACGTGCTGTTACCGGCAGTGATCGGCACCGCGCTGATCGGGCTCGTCAATCTGCTCGTCAGCTTCACGCTGGCGTTCGCCGTCGCGCTGAGATCCCGGCACATCGCCTTCTCCCAGCGCGCGCAACTGATGCGTTGCGTGCTGCGCCGGCTGATCAGGCACCCCGGCGAATTCCTGTTGCCGCCGATGGGCGCGGGCATGGGCAAGCGGAAGCGAGCCAGCAGGCGATCGACGCAACACGCCACGCTGACCGAGGACGCCTGA